The segment AGTGGCAAGGTATTCAACTTGGTTAACACGACCGGAACGAAAACTACCGCCATCAACCTCTTGCAGACCCACTACATCAAATGGCTCTAACACATTGCCCATTTGCGCCAAGCGTTTAAGCCGTTGGGGATGAGGCAACACGTGCTGCCAACTACGCGTGAGGTAGTGATGATAGGCCGACGTTTGAATACCTACCTGCAAGTTAAACGTCAGTAAGCGAATATGACCACGCTCGGCCAAAGACAACGCAGACGAGCCTACTTGCCCACCTGCGTGACCATGCTCTAACACCGTTATTGTGCGCGCTCGTTACGCACGCGCTCGACAAGCGCATCCGCAATTTGCGGCATATTTTCCAAGCTACCTGCCGTGCTTGGCGACACAACGTAGCGGCCATCAACAATAAGTGCCGGCACACCCATCAGGCGCATTTCACGCATGCGACTATTGGCTTTGTTGACTTCGCTGCGAACGCCAAACGCCGTCAACGCCTGCTTAGCTTTTTCTTCGCTGACGCCGTAATTAGAGAAAAATTCTGCGATTTCATCCGCATCTGTCAGTGAGCGACCATCTTCATGAATGGCCTCAAAGAAATCAGCATGCAGTTCATCTTCGATACCCAGAGATTCTGCTGCATAAAACGCTGTCGCGTGGGTGTTCCAGTCACCGCCCATGGTGGCCGGCATGTGAACAACGCTAACGTCGTCCTCAAGTGTTTCGTACCACTCACTTACAGGTGTTTGCAGCCGGTAGCAATGCGGGCAGCCAAACCAAAACGCTTCGGTCACTTCAATCTGTCCCTCTTCGACCTGTGTCTCCACCGGCGACTCGAGCAGTGTGTAGTGCTGACCTTCTACCAGCTCCTGAGCACTTACTGCCGCAGATAAACCTAAGCCAGCCATCGCGACCATTAACGTTTTCAACATAGCGAAAATTCTCCAAGAATGAGCGAGACTGTGACTGCTGAGCATGCATAGAGGTTCCCTATCTCTTTAATTACCAGCGAGATAGGGCACCTTGATTAGCTGCGACTAGTTCAAGCCTAGCAGGTAATTCGCTACAGCTTCCATATCGTTATCGCTCATTTTGGAAGCGATATCACCCATGATGTTGTTCGGGCTGTTAGCACGCTCACCGGAAGCAAAGTCTTGCAACGTGGACACTGTATACTCTGCGTGCTGACCTGAAAGCGCCGGGTATACTGCGCTGCCGATACCGGCCCCCGTCGGTGTATGACAAGCGCTACACGAAGGAATGCCTTTGGACATATCGCCCGCCCGGTACAACTCTTCACCGCGAGCTAAAAGCTCTGAGTCTTCATCACTAGTCTGGCCAAGGTTCGCGTCTTGCCCTGCAAAGTGAGCCGCGACATCCCAAGCGTCTTGATCCGAGAAATCATCGACTTGACCGGCCATGGTGGGAACCATGCGGTCGCCATCGCGGATATCCATGATTTGCTTGGCTAGATAGGACATTTGCTGCCCCGCTAGGTTTGGAAAAGCGCCCGATGGGCTAACACCCTGCTGGCCATGGCAGGCCGCACAGGACTGAGCCAGTTCACGACCTGCCGCCGCATCCGCGTCAGCTTGGTGGTCGGTTTGAGCGTGTACGGTGCCAACGGCACCCATGGTAATTGCCAGGCTTGCCAGTAACTTTCTCATTGCTATTCCACTATGCCGTTTGATTATTGACTGGTACGCACCCTGGGCGCTGCCCAGGTTCAGCACTTTACCAGGGTCAGCTCCGCCAAAACGAACAACATGTCGTGTTGGTCGCTGCTGGCTAGAGCGCGATGGTACACTAGCGCCCCAGGTCGCAGTTATAAACCGCTTGCATTATAACGAATCACCCTAGCGGCGGGAATGCAAGTCCAGGTCTGCTTTTGGGGTAATTCGTCGCGGTACCGTCATTTACTCACGTTAACGTGGTGAAACGGGCCGTCTTATACGTCTGTTTTTCAGGATTAACACCATGTCTACTGCCAATGATCACCCAGTCGCTCGACTGAACTATCCCACTGCCCGCTTTATGATTAGCGCACCAACACTTGCTCTGTGTCCAGACGATACCGGCGCAGAAGTCGCGTTTGCTGGACGCTCGAATGCTGGTAAATCAAGCGCGATTAACGCGCTTACTCAACAGAATGCCCTTGCCCGCACCTCGCGTACACCAGGCCGCACCCAGTTGATCAACTTTTTCAGCGTCATGAACGACGAATCGCGCCGCTTAGTCGATTTGCCCGGCTATGGCTACGCCAAAGTGCCTGAAGCAGTGAAGCTTGAGTGGCAGCAGCATCTGTCTGACTATCTGCGCGGCCGCTTCAGCTTACGTGGCCTTGTACTGCTAATGGACGTGCGCCACCCGCTAACCGAGTTCGATCAAATGATGCTCAATTATGCGGATAAGCGCGAAATGCCGGTTCACATTCTGCTGACTAAATCCGATAAATTAAAAAAAGGCCCTGCTAGCGCCTCGCTGCAAAAAGTACGTTCTCGCCTTAAAGAGTGGGAAGACTTAGTCTCAGTTCAGCTTTTCTCATCGCTCAAGCGCGACGGTGTAGATACGCTTTCTCAAAAGCTCGACCAGTGGCTGCATACTCCTGAGTAAACCAAGGATTACCGAACAAGCCAAGTTTTCTCCAATAAACGGAATCTTGCCAAACACCCCATTGTTCTTAAACAAACCGCTTTTTCACGAGCGTCGCTCCAACCACTCGATCAGCTCAGGCAATTCTTTCACGTGGGCAATGCGGTGGGTACGTGCTGGCAAAGCTTGGTCGCCCTGCGCGGCGATCCATACGGCGTGCATGCCCAACTGCTGTGCGGGTAGCACGTCCTCTTGCCAAGAGTCACCTACATGCATGGCCCGGTGTGGCACAACATTCAGACGCTCCAAGGCAGTGAGAAACGGCTTAGGATCTGGTTTTGGTGCCAGTAATTCGCCTGCAGCAATAGCGACGGGAAAGTACGCTGCTAACGGCTGACGCTTAAGGTGAATATTGCCATTGGTAATAGCGGCTAGTTGGTAACGCTCGCTCAACGCGGTTAATAGCCCCGCGGCTTCGGGGTGCGGCGTTACTTGAACCCGCAGGCGATGAAACTCATTCATAGCAGCGGCGGCCCATAGCAACGCACTACTGCGTGTTAAGCCTTGAGCTTCCAACTGTGCTTCTAACGCCCGCAAACGCAGCCAGGTAAAGTCGCCACGCCTTTCAGGCACTCGCTTGGCCCATTCTTGGCGGCGGTCCAAGTAATCAGTCAGCCCCTGCTGGTAACTCAGCGCTAATGGCGCTTCATGGCGTGCTTTGCGCCACGTTGCCAGCGCTTCAATTAGCCAACGATAGTGACCCTCTTCCGTTTTTAACATCACGCCTTGGTTGTCCCATAGCGTATCGTCAAGATCAAACGTAATCGCTTGCAGAGAAGCCATGGTTAACTCCGTGTCGTGCGGCGTTTTGCGCGGGGGTGAGCAGCATCATAACTTTCGGCCAAGTGCTGCCAATCCAGGCGAGTGTAGACTTGAGTGGTCGATAAATTAGCGTGGCCCAGCAATTCCTGCACCGCCCGCAGATCTTGGCTGGATTCCAATAAATGACTTGCAAACGAGTGGCGCAGGCGATGGGGATGGAGGTGTTCAGGCAAACCACGCACAATAGAAAGTTGCGCCAAGCGCTTTTGAATACCGCGGTGTCCCAGACGCTGCCCACGCTGGCCGACAAATAACGCCATCTCGCCCGTTGCCGCCAGCGCAGATCGACAAGACAGCCACGCCTCAATAGCTTGATCCGCTCGCTTACCAACGGGCACTTGCCGAGGCTTACTGCCCTTACCCATCACTCGCACATGGTGAGCATTTAAGTGACCCACATCCAGCGCGGCAAGTTCCGCTAACCGTAGGCCGCTAGAGTAAAATAACTCAAGCATAGCTTGGTCACGTATTGCCAGTGGCGTGCCATCGTGGGGCGTATCTAAAAAACGTGATAGCGCATCAACATCAAGCGGTCTTGGTAAATGGCTAGGCTGCTTTGGCGTGCGCAATAGTCCAACAGGATTGTCGGCAAGCACATGTTGCTGCACAAGATAATCAGCAAAGCGTGATAGCGCAGCACGGCGGCGAGCTAAACTTCTCGGTGCGAGGCCGCGAATGCGCTCCGCTCCTAAGAAGGCGCGCAGAAATGCAGTGTCTAACGTCGCCGCATCGGTGACGCCGCGTTGCTCAGAAAAACGCAGCAGAGCGTTTAAATCCTGACGATACGCCGCCACCGTGGCAGGGCTTGCATGGGTACCAAGCTTACGTAAATACGCTTCGATCTGCGTCGTTAATGCGCGTGGGCTACCCATGGTGTTCCAGGCGAAGCAGTAACCGTGCCACGATATCGCTCAGATACTCTGTAAACAACGTATCCATGCTGGCGCGATAACAGTCGGGATCTGGGCTTGCGAGAAGTAAATACCCCAGCTGCTCGCCCGCGGAAAGCCGCGAAACGGCACAGGAGCCCGCACGCCGGGGTGCTTTGGTATGTGGCAACAAACACTTCCAATCGCTAACACTGAGCTTGGCACAACGGCTGGTGCGCCCATCTAGTAGGGCGGCAAGACGAGCGCTGGCATGCTGGTCTAGCACGTGACGCGGCGGTTGAGGCGGTGTTGGCTCATCGTCACTTAATGAGGATGGGCACCATAGCGCCATTGCCGGCGTTTGAAAGTGCTCACTCAACTGAACAGCGAGCGCTTGTGCCAGGGTATCGCGATCTTCTGCCTCAACCAGACTGAGCAGTGTCTCCCGTAGGCGTCGGTATTGGGCTTCGTTATGCCGTGCCGTTTCTAGAAGATGCTCAAGCCGTCCCTCTGCTGTTTCAGCACGCTGGCGTAAATCAATCACCAAACGCTCTAGCAGTGATACCGCCCCATCAATGTGGGGATGCGGCACCTTAAGTTGCTGCAGTAAGCCTTCACGACCAACAAAAAAATCGGGGTGACGAGCCAGCCAAAACGCCACTTGATCAGGGTCGAGCGTTTTGCGCGGCTCGGGGGCTTGAGACATCGCCGTTCTCCTCGGATTAATTGAGTGTGACACGACCGTCGAAGACGCGTGTAGCAGGGCCCACCATCACCAACGGCGCTTCGGGGTCGGGCCACTCAATGCTTAACTGACCTCCCGGCAGGTGAACGGTGACCGGGCTTTTCAACAACCCCTGGCGAATACCACTGGCGACAGCAGCACAAGCGCCGGTGCCACAAGCAAGCGTCTCGCCACTGCCACGCTCATACACCCGCAGGCGAATTTCGCTGGGCGACACAACCTGCATAAACCCCACATTCACCCGTTTAGGAAAGCGAGGGTGAGACTCAAGCAACGGCCCAAGATGCTCTACCGGCGCACTATCAACACTTTCCACCTGCAGCACGGCATGGGGATTGCCCATTGAGACAACCCCCAGCTCCAGCGTGTCACCGTCGACCTCGACAGCGTGTAGTGGTTGGTCCCCCGGTGCCTCAAACGGCAACGTGGCGGGATTAAAACGGGGTCTACCCATGTCAACGCGCACCATACCGTCGTGTTGAACATTAAGTACCAATGGCCCACCGGCAGTTTCCACATGAATTTCATGCTTATGTGTCAGGCGCTGATCGCGAACGAAACGTGCAAAGCAGCGCGCACCATTGCCGCAATTTTCAACTTCGCTGCCATCCGCATTAAAAATACGGTAGCGAAAGTCCATCTCTGGGTCACGGGGCGGCTCAACCACCAATAATTGGTCGAAGCCAATGCCAAAGCGCCGGTCTGCTAGCTGACGAATCTGCTCATCGCGCAAACGCGCTCGCTGAGTAACCAGATCCACCACCATAAAATCATTACCCAGACCATGCATTTTGGTGAAGTGCAACAGCATCAGCGCTCCCCTTCCGGCAGCAGAGTTTCACCGGCCCACAGGCTTGCAAGGCTTTCCCGAGCGCGAACCACATGATAGTTGCTGCCATCGACCATTACTTCCGGAGGACGCGGACGGCTATTGTAATTCGATGCCATCACAAAGCCGTAAGCACCTGCTGATCGAACGGCCAGTAAATCGCCCTCAGCGATTGCCAGATCGCGCTCTTTACCAAGGAAATCACCGGTTTCACAGACAGGACCTACCACATCATAGACCGCACGCTCACGCTGCTGGCGGGTATCCACCGACACAATCGCCTGCCATGCCTGGTACAACGCAGGGCGGATCAGGTCATTCATGGCGGCATCAACAATCGCGAAATTTTTGGTTTCGCCGGGCTTTAAGAACTCTACACGGGTCAGCATTAAACCTGCGTTAGCGGCAATAGAGCGACCCGGCTCAAATAGCAAAGTAAGCGCTTCACCGCCCTCCCAGCGAGAAAGGCGTGCCAGCAATTGACTCGCATAATCAAACGGCTGAGGTGGCTTTTCGTCACGATAAGGGACACCTAACCCGCCACCTAAATCCAAATGGTCAATCTCGATGCCGCGCTCACGCAACCGCTCCATCAACATTAACAGCCGCTCAAGAGCATCTAAAAATGGTGCCGTTTCCGTGAGCTGAGAGCCAATATGGCAGTCTAGTCCGGTGACGCGCAAGTTGGGTAAGCTGTCAGCCAGCGCGTAAACATCCAACGCTTCGTCGACTGGAATACCGAACTTGTTGTCTTTCAGCCCAGTAGAAATATAAGGATGCGTGCCTGCATCCACATCTGGGTTTACCCGCAGTGATACCGGCGCCACCTTGCCCAATTCCGCCGCAACAGCGTTTAATCGCTCAAGCTCGGGGCGGGATTCAACATTGAAGCACTTAATGCCGACATCCAGCGCACGAGCCATTTCATGAGGCTGCTTGGCAACGCCTGAAAACACGACTTTTTTCGGATCACCACCCGCTTTCAGCACGCGCTCAAGCTCACCAATCGAAACAATATCAAATCCAGCGCCCAATCGAGCAAGCAAACCCAACACTGCCAAATTAGAGTTAGCCTTCACCGCATAACAAATTAAATGGGGATGACCACCCAAAGCTTCGGTATAGGCTCGGAAATGGCGCTCTAACGTGGCTTTTGAATAAACATAACAGGGCGTGCCCAGATCAGCGGCGATCTGGGTAAGCGGGACGTCTTCGGCATAAAGCACGCCATCACGGTAGTTAAAGTGATCCATTACCCCTCCTGCTCAGCAGCCGATCCATTGGTGTTTTCGTCAGGCAAATAGAGCGGCCCTTTCTGACCGCATCCCACTAATAGCAGCGCGAGCAGCAGCACCGCACTAACGGTGGTAACCCAGCGTTTCATGCATCACCTTTCAGCGCTGCCAACGCCTCGCGGGCACGGCTGGCAGCAGCGCGAACCTGCTCAGGCGCGGTGCCACCGATATGGTTACGGGCGGCTACGGAGCCTTCTAACGTGAGCACCTCAAAAACATCCTGCTCAATCGTGGCAGAGAACTGCTGCAGTTCTTCAAGGGTCATTTCAGACAGATCTTTCTTAGACTTCAAACCGTAAGCCACTGATTGACCGACAATTTCATGGGCATCGCGAAAGGCGACGCCTTTGCGAACCAAGTAATCAGCAAGGTCCGTGGCGGTTGAGAATCCGCGTCGTGCGGCCTCATACATGCTGTCCTTTTTCGGCTCAATAGCTGGCACCATGTCGGCAAAGGCTTTTAAGCAGTCGCGCACGGTATCAACGGCGTCAAACAGCGGCTCTTTGTCTTCCTGGTTGTCTTTGTTGTAGGCCAGGGGCTGAGACTTCATCAGCGTTAATAGCGCCATTAAGTGACCATACACTCGGCCCGTTTTACCGCGAACCAGTTCGGGAACATCGGGGTTTTTCTTCTGCGGCATGATTGAAGAGCCGGTGCAGAAGCGATCAGGCAGATCGATAAAGTCAAATTGGGCACTGGTCCACAACACCAACTCTTCACTCATCCGCGATAGATGCATTAGCAGAATGCTGGCAAAGCTGGTGAATTCAATAGCGAAGTCACGATCAGAGACAGCGTCCAGCGAGTTTTCTGCTGGGCGATCAAAGCCTAGCAACTCGGCAGTGACATGGCGGTCGATGGGATACGTGGTACCCGCTAGCGCCGCAGCGCCAAGAGGCATAACGTTCACGCGTTTACGGCAGTCAAGCAAGCGCTCGTGGTCACGGGTTAACATCTCTTGCCATGCCAGTAGGTGATGGCCAAAGGTCACCGGCTGCGCCGTTTGTAAGTGGGTAAAACCAGGCATAATGGTATCGGCTTCACGGTCGGCTAGCTCAATCATGCCTTCACGCAGACGAACCAATTCCGCTTCAATCACGTCAATTTCATCGCGCATAAATAGGCGGATATCGGTCGCTACCTGATCATTACGTGAACGGCCTGTATGTAGCTTTTTGCCTGTAATACCGATTTTATCCGTCAACCGCGCTTCGATATTCATGTGCACGTCTTCAAGCGGAATCGACCAGTTAAACTCGCCTCGCTCGATTTCGCCCTGAATCTCGGTGAGGCCGTTGATAATGGTGTCACGCTCATCATCGGTCAGTACACCAACCCGAGCCAGCATAGTCGCATGGGCAATGGAGCCCTGAATATCCTGGCGCGCTAGGCGCTGGTCAAAAGTCACAGACGCGGTGAAGCGTGCAACAAAAGCATCGGTGGGCTCGCTAAAGCGACCGCCCCAAGATTGGTTCGTAGCTTGGCTCATCGGAGGCATATCCTGCTGACTAAACTAAAGGAATCGTTATCAGAAAGTGTACCAGAGTCGCCGCACTCAGCGGCATGCCGATTTATAGTCGTTTTTACGTCGGCTGTGGTTCAAGATCACTAAACGGATAAGGAGATTCGCGTAAAAAAGTGCGTATGGCTGAAAATGGCATTGGACGAGCAAAGTAGAAGCCCTGGAAATGCGTGCTATGACGGGCATTGAGGTACGCATACTGCTCTGCTGTCTCTACACCTTCAATTAAAACCTCAAGACCCAGCTTGGCCGCCATGGTTACCACACCGTCTACAATCGCAGCATCCCGAGAGTCGTTAACCACATCTCGTACAAATGATCGATCAATTTTAAGCTTGTTAATTGGCAAGCGTTTGAGATAACTAAGGCTTGAAAAACCGGTACCGAAATCATCCAGTGCAATATGCACGCCCAGAGAGCGCAGATCCTGCAATGTTTTTATGGCGTGCTCTGTACTGTCCATTAGCACGCCTTCGGTAAGCTCTAGCTCCAATAGTTCGGGCGCTAGTCCGCTCTTCTCAAGTACCTGCTGAATAGATGCCAGAAAACCTGAACGCTGAAACTGCATGGGCGAAATATTAACCGCCATTGTAACGGGCATATTTGCGCTCGCATTAAGCCTGACAGCATCACGACACGCCCTCTCCAACACCCACTCGCTGATCGGCATAATCTGCCCGGTGTCTTCTGCCAAACTAATAAACTGGCCTGGGGAAATGTTGCCACGCTCTGGGTGATACCAGCGAATCAGCGCCTCCACGCCAGAGACGCCACCAGTGGGGCCATGTATTTGCGGCTGGTAATGCAGCTCAAATTGCGATTGCTCTATGGCTTGTTGCAACGCATGACGTAAATTAACCCGTTCGGAAACTTTACGATTTAGCTCATCGGTATACCACTCATAGGTATTACGCCCTTGCCGCTTGGCCTTATACATCGCCAAATCTGCCTGCTGTATAAGCTGGCGCGGCTCGCTAATCGTTCCATCATCAGTGGCAATCCCTATACTGGCAGTAATACGCAGCTCGCTGCCTCGATACCAGTAGGGCGCAGAGAGACGAGCGAGAAGTCGCTCCACCACCTGCATAACATCTTTTTCGTGGGCGAGGTCAGGCAGCAAAACGATAAATTCGTCGCCCCCGAAACGCGCTACGGTATCCCAAGGGCGCAACTCTTCCTCAAGGCGCTTGGCGACTTCAATGAGAATATGGTCGCCTACCTCATGGCCAAGCGTGTCATTAATGGGTTTAAAGTCATCCAGATCGACAAATAGCACAGCTATATAGCGATGATAGCGCTTAGCAAGCAAGCAGCCCTGTGCCAGTCGTTGGTCGAGCAGCAAGCGATTGGGCAAGCCTGTTAATGCATCGTGGCAAGCGTTATGTCGAAGCTGCGCTTGGGATTCGCGTTGGGCGGTAATATCATTCTGCACACCGATAAAGTGCGTTACAGCACCTGCTGTATCGCGCACGGGAGAAATATACAGATCATTCCAAAATGGCACCCCGTTACGACGGTAATTGCGTATTACCACATGAACTTCTTGCTGAGCGTGAATCCCTCTACGCAACTGATCCAGTGTGGCGGGGTCTGTCTCTTCGCCCTGAAGAAAACGGCAGTTTTGCCCTAGCGCCATATCGCGAGAGTAGCCCGTAATTCGTTCAAATGCCGCGTTCACATAAACCATTGGCAAATCGTGACCCTGGGCATCAACAATAATCACACCATTCGTGCTTGACTCAACGCTCCGCTCTAGCAGTGTGAGCTGTCGTTCCGTCGCTTTGCGCTCAGTGATATTTTGGGTTGACCCCTGAACTTGAATAATTTGTCCTAGCTCGTCACGAACGGCTTTGCCGATGACTCTTACCCACAGCTTTACTTCTTGCCGAGTGATGATTTCGAGTTCTTCATCAAAGCTAACCCCGCTCTCGCAACAAGCTTCAAAAACCTCACGAATACGTGGCCTTGAACTCGGCGCATAGAAATCAATCGCCTCCTCAACAGTGGGCTGAAACCCGGGTGAAACGCCATGCAAGCGGCACACCTCGTTAGACCAAATGGGCAGCCTTTCGGCCATATCGACATACCAGCCGCCAATCAGCGCGGTCTCGCCAGCTATTTGGAAGAGTCTCTGATTACGAATAAGCTGTTTCTCAACGGTTTTTCGTCGCGAAATATCACGGGCGATGACATAAATGACGTGCTCTCCCACTGCGGCGGTAACTTCCAACCACACCATTTTCCCCTCTGCCGTTACTGCTCGAACATCAAACGGAGGTACTTTCTTTTGGGACTGTAGGCGCGCCAATGCCTCCTCAATAACCGGAATATCGCGACGGTCCACTACCTTGCCACAAGACTCGCCTATCCATGCGCTAGCGGGATAACCCAGCAGGGTTTCGAACATCGGATTGACGTTAAGTAAAATACCCGCGAAATCAATGCTGAAGAATAAATCTTGCGATAATAAAAAAAACTGATCTAACTTGCCTTGAGATTTAACAACGGGCATGGCATTACCTAAACATGTGGTTTGCCTGACAGCACTGGCCTTAAATTCGGCCGGTTATTTTTACTGTGTGGCTGGGTGCTTTATGATGAGACTTATCATAGTTCGTCGCGACCTGTCAGCGACAAAGGGAGAATCACGTGTCATCCATCACTAAATTGCGCATTGCCACGCGTAAAAGCCAGCTTGCTATGTGGCAAGCCGAGCACGTCCGCGACCGCTTGATGGCGGCACACAGCGGCCTGGAAGTCGAGCTTATTGCGCTATCAACCAAGGGCGATAAAATTCTCGATACACCACTTTCCAAGATTGGCGGTAAAGGGCTCTTTGTGAAAGAGCTGGAAGATGCCATGCTCGATGGGCGCGCAGATATCGCCGTT is part of the Halomonas sp. GT genome and harbors:
- the argH gene encoding argininosuccinate lyase, encoding MSQATNQSWGGRFSEPTDAFVARFTASVTFDQRLARQDIQGSIAHATMLARVGVLTDDERDTIINGLTEIQGEIERGEFNWSIPLEDVHMNIEARLTDKIGITGKKLHTGRSRNDQVATDIRLFMRDEIDVIEAELVRLREGMIELADREADTIMPGFTHLQTAQPVTFGHHLLAWQEMLTRDHERLLDCRKRVNVMPLGAAALAGTTYPIDRHVTAELLGFDRPAENSLDAVSDRDFAIEFTSFASILLMHLSRMSEELVLWTSAQFDFIDLPDRFCTGSSIMPQKKNPDVPELVRGKTGRVYGHLMALLTLMKSQPLAYNKDNQEDKEPLFDAVDTVRDCLKAFADMVPAIEPKKDSMYEAARRGFSTATDLADYLVRKGVAFRDAHEIVGQSVAYGLKSKKDLSEMTLEELQQFSATIEQDVFEVLTLEGSVAARNHIGGTAPEQVRAAASRAREALAALKGDA
- a CDS encoding thiol:disulfide interchange protein DsbA/DsbL, producing MLKTLMVAMAGLGLSAAVSAQELVEGQHYTLLESPVETQVEEGQIEVTEAFWFGCPHCYRLQTPVSEWYETLEDDVSVVHMPATMGGDWNTHATAFYAAESLGIEDELHADFFEAIHEDGRSLTDADEIAEFFSNYGVSEEKAKQALTAFGVRSEVNKANSRMREMRLMGVPALIVDGRYVVSPSTAGSLENMPQIADALVERVRNERAQ
- the yihA gene encoding ribosome biogenesis GTP-binding protein YihA/YsxC, with protein sequence MSTANDHPVARLNYPTARFMISAPTLALCPDDTGAEVAFAGRSNAGKSSAINALTQQNALARTSRTPGRTQLINFFSVMNDESRRLVDLPGYGYAKVPEAVKLEWQQHLSDYLRGRFSLRGLVLLMDVRHPLTEFDQMMLNYADKREMPVHILLTKSDKLKKGPASASLQKVRSRLKEWEDLVSVQLFSSLKRDGVDTLSQKLDQWLHTPE
- a CDS encoding c-type cytochrome, which produces MRKLLASLAITMGAVGTVHAQTDHQADADAAAGRELAQSCAACHGQQGVSPSGAFPNLAGQQMSYLAKQIMDIRDGDRMVPTMAGQVDDFSDQDAWDVAAHFAGQDANLGQTSDEDSELLARGEELYRAGDMSKGIPSCSACHTPTGAGIGSAVYPALSGQHAEYTVSTLQDFASGERANSPNNIMGDIASKMSDNDMEAVANYLLGLN
- the lysA gene encoding diaminopimelate decarboxylase — its product is MDHFNYRDGVLYAEDVPLTQIAADLGTPCYVYSKATLERHFRAYTEALGGHPHLICYAVKANSNLAVLGLLARLGAGFDIVSIGELERVLKAGGDPKKVVFSGVAKQPHEMARALDVGIKCFNVESRPELERLNAVAAELGKVAPVSLRVNPDVDAGTHPYISTGLKDNKFGIPVDEALDVYALADSLPNLRVTGLDCHIGSQLTETAPFLDALERLLMLMERLRERGIEIDHLDLGGGLGVPYRDEKPPQPFDYASQLLARLSRWEGGEALTLLFEPGRSIAANAGLMLTRVEFLKPGETKNFAIVDAAMNDLIRPALYQAWQAIVSVDTRQQRERAVYDVVGPVCETGDFLGKERDLAIAEGDLLAVRSAGAYGFVMASNYNSRPRPPEVMVDGSNYHVVRARESLASLWAGETLLPEGER
- a CDS encoding DUF484 family protein is translated as MSQAPEPRKTLDPDQVAFWLARHPDFFVGREGLLQQLKVPHPHIDGAVSLLERLVIDLRQRAETAEGRLEHLLETARHNEAQYRRLRETLLSLVEAEDRDTLAQALAVQLSEHFQTPAMALWCPSSLSDDEPTPPQPPRHVLDQHASARLAALLDGRTSRCAKLSVSDWKCLLPHTKAPRRAGSCAVSRLSAGEQLGYLLLASPDPDCYRASMDTLFTEYLSDIVARLLLRLEHHG
- a CDS encoding HAD family hydrolase — encoded protein: MASLQAITFDLDDTLWDNQGVMLKTEEGHYRWLIEALATWRKARHEAPLALSYQQGLTDYLDRRQEWAKRVPERRGDFTWLRLRALEAQLEAQGLTRSSALLWAAAAMNEFHRLRVQVTPHPEAAGLLTALSERYQLAAITNGNIHLKRQPLAAYFPVAIAAGELLAPKPDPKPFLTALERLNVVPHRAMHVGDSWQEDVLPAQQLGMHAVWIAAQGDQALPARTHRIAHVKELPELIEWLERRS
- the lptM gene encoding LPS translocon maturation chaperone LptM yields the protein MKRWVTTVSAVLLLALLLVGCGQKGPLYLPDENTNGSAAEQEG
- a CDS encoding tyrosine recombinase XerC, which codes for MGSPRALTTQIEAYLRKLGTHASPATVAAYRQDLNALLRFSEQRGVTDAATLDTAFLRAFLGAERIRGLAPRSLARRRAALSRFADYLVQQHVLADNPVGLLRTPKQPSHLPRPLDVDALSRFLDTPHDGTPLAIRDQAMLELFYSSGLRLAELAALDVGHLNAHHVRVMGKGSKPRQVPVGKRADQAIEAWLSCRSALAATGEMALFVGQRGQRLGHRGIQKRLAQLSIVRGLPEHLHPHRLRHSFASHLLESSQDLRAVQELLGHANLSTTQVYTRLDWQHLAESYDAAHPRAKRRTTRS
- the dapF gene encoding diaminopimelate epimerase, whose protein sequence is MLLHFTKMHGLGNDFMVVDLVTQRARLRDEQIRQLADRRFGIGFDQLLVVEPPRDPEMDFRYRIFNADGSEVENCGNGARCFARFVRDQRLTHKHEIHVETAGGPLVLNVQHDGMVRVDMGRPRFNPATLPFEAPGDQPLHAVEVDGDTLELGVVSMGNPHAVLQVESVDSAPVEHLGPLLESHPRFPKRVNVGFMQVVSPSEIRLRVYERGSGETLACGTGACAAVASGIRQGLLKSPVTVHLPGGQLSIEWPDPEAPLVMVGPATRVFDGRVTLN
- a CDS encoding sensor domain-containing protein; translated protein: MPVVKSQGKLDQFFLLSQDLFFSIDFAGILLNVNPMFETLLGYPASAWIGESCGKVVDRRDIPVIEEALARLQSQKKVPPFDVRAVTAEGKMVWLEVTAAVGEHVIYVIARDISRRKTVEKQLIRNQRLFQIAGETALIGGWYVDMAERLPIWSNEVCRLHGVSPGFQPTVEEAIDFYAPSSRPRIREVFEACCESGVSFDEELEIITRQEVKLWVRVIGKAVRDELGQIIQVQGSTQNITERKATERQLTLLERSVESSTNGVIIVDAQGHDLPMVYVNAAFERITGYSRDMALGQNCRFLQGEETDPATLDQLRRGIHAQQEVHVVIRNYRRNGVPFWNDLYISPVRDTAGAVTHFIGVQNDITAQRESQAQLRHNACHDALTGLPNRLLLDQRLAQGCLLAKRYHRYIAVLFVDLDDFKPINDTLGHEVGDHILIEVAKRLEEELRPWDTVARFGGDEFIVLLPDLAHEKDVMQVVERLLARLSAPYWYRGSELRITASIGIATDDGTISEPRQLIQQADLAMYKAKRQGRNTYEWYTDELNRKVSERVNLRHALQQAIEQSQFELHYQPQIHGPTGGVSGVEALIRWYHPERGNISPGQFISLAEDTGQIMPISEWVLERACRDAVRLNASANMPVTMAVNISPMQFQRSGFLASIQQVLEKSGLAPELLELELTEGVLMDSTEHAIKTLQDLRSLGVHIALDDFGTGFSSLSYLKRLPINKLKIDRSFVRDVVNDSRDAAIVDGVVTMAAKLGLEVLIEGVETAEQYAYLNARHSTHFQGFYFARPMPFSAIRTFLRESPYPFSDLEPQPT